TCTGCTCAAGCTTGTCAAACAGTTTCGAGTCGATCATAGATATCTCGTCAATAATCAGCACCGACGTACGCATCCAGCGCGTAAGTGCTTTACGGTTGCGCCGAATGTAGCTCAACAGGCGTTCGGGCGACTCTTTCGCAAGACCGACACCGCCAAAACTGTGCAGTGTCGTGCCACCAACATTGCACGCGGCAATACCGGTTGATGCAGTAACTGCAACCGCATCAGGCTTCATTTTGTGCTTGGCTTTCAGGTCCGCAATAATGTACTGGAGGAGTACCGACTTTCCTGTGCCGGCAGAGCCCGTAAAAAAAATGTTACGACCTTGCTTGACGACAGCCTCAAgcacacgctgctgctcttGAGAAAGGAAAACACGGTTCATTTTGCGCTTCTCGGGCGACTTGGGCTCTTCTTGCATCACGGGTGCTGGTCGGGACGCAGTGCTGCTCAATTTGGGACGCGTGGAGCCTGCCAGCGGCCGAATCAGCGCATCAAGCGTGGGCGCAGAATGGGCCCGCTTCTTCTCGCTAGCCTTTGTAAAGGGTGTCTCGACCTCCaacttgcgccgcttgtcTTGCAGCATGTTGGTTGCATCGCCTAGTGGCAAATGACACGGTGGCGATTCACACAAATCGGCAAGCAAGTCCTTCTCAGGGCTCTGGCTCCTTCGCTCTCCAttggacgtgcgcgagcttgcggACCATGTGCGTTTCAGCATGCACAAGCCTGATCGCGGCTCTTCTGGCACGCCGGACATGACAGAAAAGAAGCACAAGCaacacgcgcagcgagcgcgtcgggAAATTCACGTGAAGAATCGGGCGGGTGCAAGTGGATCGGGTTCCACTTAGCCTCGACATGGCCGTGCCAATGCGCCATACAGTGTGCGTGCTATAGGACGCTAACGTGCAGGGACCTGTCCATACCATGCCCAACATCTCAGTCTGCGGCTATTTTGCAAAAGACAATATGGGTAGATAAGGAACTGCGGCCGCACGATGTATTGAAGACGTACGAGATGGAAAGCCACACAGATGGATCGGCTACATTGCATGTGTACGTAGCCGTGCTTGCTGACGGTCAGAAacatgcgcgcaacgacactgcggcatttgcgccttgcgcttaACGCGTTCCTCGAAGACGCGGCATTGATTCTCCGGGCGATGGACACGTTTGAAAGGCCAGAtgcggagcatgcgcatgcgcaaggGCCGCTTGAGCACGGATCTGTAGGAATAGCTGGGTAGAATGAATTGCAATAAAATAAGCATGTGCGAGGCCGTGCacaagagcggcgcgacgttccgcaccaaggcgcgcctcgtACAAAAGAAATACAGACCCACCTCCACGCATTCTGCCACCAAGTGGGATGCCGCACGAAACGCAAAAGCAGCAGGTTCCGACTGCAAAAAGTGGACATCCCGCATATCCAGCGGTAGAGCTGCTGTGTGAAAAGTAtcctgtgcagcgcgctgcgctctttCAGACGTTTGTGGATCTGCAGTATGCAGCGGCATGGTGCGACCTCCGCGCAGTCGACATTCCACGCGATATTCAAGGCGACGTATACACGTTTGGCGGAAAAGGATGGGCAATGCTGATTGGATTTGCACCGGATTCGACAGTCCCACAGTCCGTGCTACCCATGGCGATTGAGCAGGCGTTCACCACGTCGATGATCGCAGACCTATTTGCTAGTCTGCCGGAGGATGTGGTGCAAACGCATATTCTACTTGCGATGATGTCTGGAGATGCTACCGTTGTATACTATAAGCTTTCGCGCGGTATGACCAAGCCAGTTAACTGAGCGCAATGGGTATTCTCTAGCCCGAACGACTTCCAATCCGAGCGAGTCCCTGTATTGTAAGTAAGTAGCATAAACGCACATCTTCGCCCTGCTCCATTTCTTCGACCGAATCTCCTTGCGCGACCACACGTAACACAGACTTCTTGCTGGACTCTTGCATCTCGCCGGCCATGATGAGTTCGTCGAAAATCTGGGTAAGTAACATGTAAAACGTACAAGATACGCTTTTTGGAAGTTGAAAATGCTAGCGTAAGTTACGCACAAGTGGTACATACAGATCCAGCTCGCACACGTTGCCAAAGTACCGGTCGAGGACTTCGACGTAGCGGTGGATCAACTCGAGCGCAATTAGCTCGTTGTCGTCTGGACGGATCCCAATCACAAAAAACAAAGAAGCATACCTCCGATACACAATCTTTGAATCCTTGTACTCAATAAAATTGCACATCCGGGACTGGAGTCAGCCGCATGGGTGAATATACAtacgcggcgtgccaagACTAACTGCGTCACGTCTTTGACGAACTTGGCCTTGCTTTTCTGGCTAATCGTGCCGTACCATTTCGACATGCGCACTTTTCCCTGGCGAGAAATCAACAATGCCCATAGGACCTGCCGTAAGACCCCGCACTTGAAACCACCTACCCCCATCGTCGCACCGAGCAAGGACGCCAGCAGTACACGCCTCCACAATTACGCCTCCACCCTGGCAAGGCATGCTGCCAATGCATACGGAGCCTATGAAGCAGCCACAGCCACAGCCTAGTCCAATAAAGGGTATGGAGCCGATGGAAATAGAAGATATGCCGGAACTATCGCGGTGGCGATCTCGCGGCATCACATTGCTCACCGTCGACCCCTACCTGACCGAAGCGCCCGACGCTCCCAAACGGAATCCAGATGGCTTGCTGCCCACGCCACCGCCCAGCCGCTGGTGGACAAAAGAGTTCTTTTTGTATTTTATTGTGTGCATTACTGCAATACCATACATGATTTACGTGCCTATCCGGCTTAGCTACGCGTCAAGCAACGCAAACTATGACAAATATGCGCGATATCTTGTGCCTGGCTGGATGCACGGTCGACTCCGGGATAATAGCGACTACCAGTACCGTGCAATCCGGGAGTACATGCCAATTTTATTTATGTTGATTGGCGTGTATTCGATTGCATCCCACTGCGTCCGGATCTGCGCACGGACGGCCACCCGCGATCCGTCACGGCAccgcaccttgcgcaaaGTGTTTTTATGCGTGACTGGTATCGTGTGCGTGACTGCATTGCACGGCGTCAATATGCCAAAGCTtctgctgcttgcgcttggaaaCTATGTTTTGCTGCacaccgcggcgcgccattgTTCCAACAATATGGTAACAGGTATCGTGTGGGTATACAattgtgcggcgctcggcttTGTTTTCTATACGAATGGAATTCCCTACGCAAGCATCTCTCCGCAGCTAGCATGGCTGGATGCCCATGCTGGTCTCTTGCCACGGTGGTACATCTCCTACAATTTCTCCATGCTGCGGCTCGTCTCGTATGCATTGGACTATACTCGGGCAATCTGTGGCTACGAGCCCACTGACACGCATGCACTTTGTAATATGAATGCGAGAGCGCGCGTTCAACAGCATCGCGCTCTGGACGAGTATGGGCTGCAAAACTATCTCTTGTATCTGTCCTACCC
This is a stretch of genomic DNA from Malassezia vespertilionis chromosome 1, complete sequence. It encodes these proteins:
- the VAS2 gene encoding AP-1 adaptor complex sigma subunit Aps1 (COG:U; EggNog:ENOG503NUB0); protein product: MCNFIEYKDSKIVYRRYASLFFVIGIRPDDNELIALELIHRYVEVLDRYFGNVCELDLIFNFQKAYLIFDELIMAGEMQESSKKSVLRVVAQGDSVEEMEQGEDGLARIGSRSG
- a CDS encoding uncharacterized protein (EggNog:ENOG503P8ZM; COG:S), with product MRATTLRHLRLALNAFLEDAALILRAMDTFERPDAEHAHAQGPLEHGSVGIAGGMPHETQKQQVPTAKSGHPAYPAVELLCEKYPVQRAALFQTFVDLQYAAAWCDLRAVDIPRDIQGDVYTFGGKGWAMLIGFAPDSTVPQSVLPMAIEQAFTTSMIADLFASLPEDVVQTHILLAMMSGDATVVYYKLSRGMTKPVN
- the GUP1 gene encoding glycerol transporter (BUSCO:EOG0926235L; TransMembrane:12 (i78-97o138-160i172-191o197-212i224-244o319-337i358-378o398-417i460-486o492-513i534-558o564-586i); COG:T; EggNog:ENOG503NUBT); this encodes MLPMHTEPMKQPQPQPSPIKGMEPMEIEDMPELSRWRSRGITLLTVDPYLTEAPDAPKRNPDGLLPTPPPSRWWTKEFFLYFIVCITAIPYMIYVPIRLSYASSNANYDKYARYLVPGWMHGRLRDNSDYQYRAIREYMPILFMLIGVYSIASHCVRICARTATRDPSRHRTLRKVFLCVTGIVCVTALHGVNMPKLLLLALGNYVLLHTAARHCSNNMVTGIVWVYNCAALGFVFYTNGIPYASISPQLAWLDAHAGLLPRWYISYNFSMLRLVSYALDYTRAICGYEPTDTHALCNMNARARVQQHRALDEYGLQNYLLYLSYPPLFIAGPILTYNDFVAQLVHPLRLKLVRVLEYALRCAILLLAMEFILHYMYVNAIKNSRAWEGSTPMELSMIGFWNLIFVWLKLLIPWRIFRLWALLDGVDTPENMIRAMFNNYSGMGFWRSWHKSYNLWVVRYIYIPVGGTKNILPATLLVFTFVALWHDLSFTLLAWGWLVTFFIAPEVIATYLLPQAKFGNRAWYRHVCAIGGAMNVQTMMTANLVGFVVGLDGIQYIWSQLTGSWAGIVFLIQATAALYVGVQIMFEYRAEELRRGIQRKC